From Bradyrhizobium erythrophlei:
AGGACGAGAGCCGACCAGCAAATTGCCGACGATCTGGCGGCTTGTGGTGTCGATGAAATGAACCATGCTGGTCGTTTCCGACGTGCATATCAGTGTTTTGGAATCCGGGCTGACGGTCATGCCCTCGGGCTCGATGCCGACCGAGACCTCGCCGACGGACGCCCGCTTCTGAAGGTCGATCACGGTCACCATCGCGTCATTTTCGTTGGCGACATAGAGCAGCTTGCCTGCCGGATCGATCGTGAATTGTTCCGGGTCGGGACCGGACGGCAGATCGCCGGCGCTGTTGAAGGTCTTCGCGTCAAAGACCTGGATGATGTCATCGTCGCCGAGGGCGACATAGACCAGCTTGCCGTCACGGGAGACTTCGATACCGCGCGGGCGCTGCCCTGTCTTGATGGTTGCGATCGTCTCCATCTTGTCCGTGTCGATCACGGAGATGGAATTGCCTTTTTCGTTGGAAACATAGGCAAGGAAGGCAAAAGCGGAACCGGCCGAGAGAGAGAGCCCGAGCAGGGAGAGGCCAAGTGCCGCAGCCAAGCGCAAATCGATCATGTAGTGGCCTCCAACGCCTCAGGTCCGCACGATGCAGGCATTGTTTGCCCGCCGAGAACGCTCAGTCTATCTGACGCTGATCCGCTGAAATAGACAATCGTCCCATGGTCAAACGGAACCAACGCACTCGCCGCTTCGTTGCGCTGCTCGGTAAATGGAGTACCCTGATCGTCGCGAGAAATGTTGCGATGCAATCGAGCCGCACAGCTTGCACGACGAGCATCGCATTGGAGGCGTGGTTTGTTCCGGATTCTGTTTGCACTCTGCGCTCTCGTAATCTGGAGCGGGGCCGGGCTCGCCGACCAGCCGCTGGAAATCAAGATCGGTTATCTCCATCAGGCGCCGTCGCGAATCCGGATATCGCTGATCGATGTGCCGGCGGCCAACGATGGCCTGGCCGGCGCGCAATTGGCGACCGAAGACGATAACGCCACCGGACGCTTTCTCAACCAGCATTATACGCTGCTCGATAAGCTGGTCGGCGAGGGCGATGATCCGGTCGCGGCCATGAATGCGCTGGCCGATCAGGGAGCGTCGTTCATCGTGACGAGCCTCGATGCGGGCCGGCTGCTCAGGGTTGCCGACGCGGGTCAGGCGCGCGGCGAAACATTGATCAACGTATCCGCCTTGGACGAACGCCTGCGCGAGCAGGATTGCCGCGGCAATGTCATCCATGTCGCGCCGACGCGGTCCATGCTGGCCGACGGGCTTGCGCAATATCTGGTGTGGAAGAAGTGGCGCAAATGGATGCTGCTGGTGGGCTCCCATGAAAACGACGGCCTGTTTGCCGACGCCTTGCGTCATGCCGCGACGCGGTTCGGAGCCAAGATCGTCGAAGAGAGGGTATTCAAGGACAATGGCGGCGCACGGCGCACCGACAGCGGGGTCGCCGAGATTCAGCGGCAGATGCCGGTGGTGACGCAAGGTGCGGCAGACCATGATGTGCTGGTAGCGGCCGATGAAAGCGAGGTTTTCGCGGGCTACCTGCCGTACCGGACGTGGGATGCGCGCCCCGTCGCCGGTTCAGCAGGGCTCGTCCCCACCACATGGGATGCGGCGTTCGATCAATGGGGCGCCGTGCAACTGCAGAATCGCTTCACAAAGACCTATCAGCGCGCGATGACGGCGCTGGACATGCAGGCCTGGACGGCGGTTCGCATGATCGGCGAGGCCGGTGTCCGAGGCGGCTCCGGCGAGCCCGGCAAGATGCTCGCGTATATCAAGAGCCCGGACTTCTCGGTCGCAGCCTTCAAGGGCCAAAAACTGACGCTGC
This genomic window contains:
- a CDS encoding PQQ-dependent catabolism-associated beta-propeller protein, producing the protein MIDLRLAAALGLSLLGLSLSAGSAFAFLAYVSNEKGNSISVIDTDKMETIATIKTGQRPRGIEVSRDGKLVYVALGDDDIIQVFDAKTFNSAGDLPSGPDPEQFTIDPAGKLLYVANENDAMVTVIDLQKRASVGEVSVGIEPEGMTVSPDSKTLICTSETTSMVHFIDTTSRQIVGNLLVGSRPRFSAYKADGSELWVSSEIGGDLAIIDPATRQLKQTVKFEIPGLRSEAIQPVGINITKDGKLGFIDLGPANRVAVVDGVTHAVLKYLLVGQRVWHGAFTPDEKYLVVANGVSNDVSVIDVAGLKVIKSIQVGELPWGVAFGAN
- a CDS encoding ABC transporter substrate-binding protein encodes the protein MFRILFALCALVIWSGAGLADQPLEIKIGYLHQAPSRIRISLIDVPAANDGLAGAQLATEDDNATGRFLNQHYTLLDKLVGEGDDPVAAMNALADQGASFIVTSLDAGRLLRVADAGQARGETLINVSALDERLREQDCRGNVIHVAPTRSMLADGLAQYLVWKKWRKWMLLVGSHENDGLFADALRHAATRFGAKIVEERVFKDNGGARRTDSGVAEIQRQMPVVTQGAADHDVLVAADESEVFAGYLPYRTWDARPVAGSAGLVPTTWDAAFDQWGAVQLQNRFTKTYQRAMTALDMQAWTAVRMIGEAGVRGGSGEPGKMLAYIKSPDFSVAAFKGQKLTLRDWNLQLRQPILLFDGRNTVSVSPQEGFLHQVSALDTLGLDRPETKCKFK